One Pelomicrobium methylotrophicum genomic region harbors:
- a CDS encoding class I SAM-dependent rRNA methyltransferase, translating into MHKVILKTGREKSLLRRHPWVFSGAVERVEGSPGPGDTVRVEAADGSFLGWGAFSPRSQIHVRIWSFDPEERIDADFFRRRLAAALALRRALVPAEETDALRLVHGESDGLPGVVADRYGDTLVMQLTSCGAEAWREPLADSLLALTGVRRVFERSDGAVRALEGLESRVGAVRGDEPPDAVAIREHGLAFHVDVRRGHKTGFYLDQRTNRARVARHAAGRRVLNGFCYTGAFTVAALAAGAEAVLSIDSSAEALAQAQAHVALNGLDAKRCEWWEADMFEALRRLRDEGRRFDLIVLDPPKFAPTAALAPRAARGYKDINWLAFQLLAPGGLLATFSCSAGVGEALFQKIVAGAALDAGVQACIVEHYGAGPDHPVALNFPEGAYLKGLLCRRG; encoded by the coding sequence ATGCACAAGGTGATTCTCAAGACCGGCCGCGAGAAATCCCTCCTGCGCCGCCATCCCTGGGTGTTCTCGGGCGCGGTGGAGCGGGTCGAGGGCAGCCCGGGCCCCGGCGACACGGTGCGCGTGGAGGCCGCCGACGGCAGCTTCCTCGGCTGGGGGGCGTTCAGTCCCCGTTCCCAGATCCATGTGCGGATCTGGTCGTTCGATCCGGAGGAGCGCATCGACGCCGATTTTTTCCGCCGGCGGCTGGCCGCGGCCCTCGCCTTGCGTCGCGCCCTGGTGCCGGCGGAGGAAACCGACGCCTTGCGGCTCGTGCACGGCGAATCGGACGGCTTGCCCGGGGTGGTGGCGGACCGCTATGGGGACACGCTGGTCATGCAGTTGACGAGTTGCGGGGCCGAGGCGTGGCGCGAGCCGCTCGCCGATAGCCTGCTGGCGCTCACCGGCGTTCGGCGGGTGTTTGAGCGCTCCGATGGGGCGGTGCGCGCGCTGGAAGGGCTCGAGTCGCGGGTCGGCGCGGTGCGGGGCGACGAGCCGCCGGACGCGGTGGCCATTCGCGAGCACGGGCTTGCCTTTCACGTGGACGTGCGCCGGGGCCACAAGACGGGTTTTTACCTGGACCAGCGGACGAACCGGGCCCGGGTCGCGCGCCACGCGGCCGGGCGCCGGGTGCTGAACGGCTTCTGCTATACCGGCGCGTTCACCGTCGCGGCGCTGGCCGCTGGCGCCGAGGCGGTGCTCTCCATCGATTCCTCGGCGGAGGCGCTGGCGCAGGCGCAGGCGCACGTGGCGCTGAACGGCCTGGACGCAAAACGGTGCGAGTGGTGGGAGGCCGACATGTTCGAGGCGCTGCGCCGACTGCGCGACGAGGGCCGCCGCTTCGACCTCATCGTGCTGGATCCCCCGAAGTTCGCGCCCACGGCCGCTCTCGCGCCGCGGGCGGCACGGGGCTACAAGGACATCAACTGGCTGGCGTTCCAACTGCTCGCGCCGGGCGGGCTGCTCGCCACGTTCTCTTGCTCGGCGGGCGTGGGAGAGGCCCTGTTCCAGAAGATCGTCGCCGGGGCTGCGCTGGACGCCGGTGTGCAGGCGTGCATCGTGGAGCATTACGGCGCGGGCCCTGACCATCCGGTGGCGTTGAATTTCCCTGAAGGCGCGTATCTCAAGGGACTGCTTTGCAGGCGGGGTTGA
- the xerC gene encoding tyrosine recombinase XerC, translating into MNDGPRRGPETWHQGFLAHLVAERRLSRHTVEGYGRDVGILLQLADTTPLSELRPHHIRRFIAVLHGRGLSGRSLARALSAWRAFFNYLARDHGFGANPCLGVRAPKAKRTLPHPLSPDEAARLLEFEPESVLEQRDKAVFELFYSSGLRLSELVGLAVDDVSFAEGMVRVTGKGAKTRLVPVGSVALEALKAWLAVRRRIAKPGEVALFLGRTGRRLSARAIQVRLKHWAKRRGIASEVHPHVLRHSFASHLLQSSGDLRAVQEMLGHASISTTQVYTHLDFQHLAKVYDAAHPRAKRKK; encoded by the coding sequence GTGAACGACGGCCCCCGACGCGGTCCGGAGACCTGGCACCAGGGGTTTCTCGCGCACCTCGTCGCCGAGCGGCGCTTGAGCCGGCACACCGTCGAGGGCTACGGTCGGGATGTGGGCATCTTGCTGCAGCTCGCGGACACCACGCCCCTGTCCGAGCTGCGGCCCCACCATATCCGCCGCTTCATCGCCGTCCTCCATGGGCGGGGTCTGTCGGGCCGCAGCCTTGCGCGGGCGCTCTCGGCGTGGCGCGCCTTCTTCAACTACCTGGCCCGTGACCACGGTTTCGGCGCCAATCCATGCCTGGGCGTGCGGGCGCCCAAGGCGAAAAGGACGCTGCCCCACCCCCTTTCGCCAGACGAGGCGGCGAGGCTCTTGGAGTTCGAACCGGAGAGTGTCCTGGAGCAGCGCGACAAGGCGGTGTTCGAGCTGTTCTATTCCTCGGGGCTGCGGCTGTCCGAGCTCGTGGGGCTTGCCGTGGACGACGTGAGCTTCGCCGAGGGCATGGTGCGAGTGACGGGTAAAGGGGCGAAGACGCGGCTTGTGCCTGTGGGAAGCGTGGCGCTCGAGGCGCTCAAGGCATGGCTTGCGGTGCGCAGAAGAATCGCGAAGCCCGGCGAGGTCGCGCTGTTCCTGGGCCGCACCGGACGGCGGCTGAGCGCCCGCGCCATCCAGGTGCGGCTCAAGCACTGGGCAAAGCGCCGGGGGATCGCCTCTGAGGTACATCCCCACGTGCTGCGCCACTCGTTTGCCTCCCACCTGCTGCAGTCAAGCGGAGACCTGCGTGCGGTCCAGGAGATGCTGGGGCACGCGAGCATCTCCACCACGCAGGTGTATACGCATCTGGATTTTCAGCATCTGGCGAAGGTCTACGACGCGGCGCACCCCAGAGCGAAGAGGAAAAAGTGA